The following proteins are encoded in a genomic region of Hippoglossus hippoglossus isolate fHipHip1 chromosome 3, fHipHip1.pri, whole genome shotgun sequence:
- the LOC117755419 gene encoding hexokinase-1 gives MIAAQLLAYYFTELKDDQVKKIDKYLYSMRFSDETLVEIMQRFRRELSKGLGRDTNPTAALKMLPTFVRSIPDGSEKGDFIALDLGGSNFRILRVKVSHEKKQTVLMESQIYDTPEDIIHGSGTRLFDHVAECLGDFMEKHNIKDKKLPVGFTFSFPCQQTKLDEGYLITWTKRFKAGGVEGMDVVKLLTKAIKKRGDYDADIMAVVNDTVGTMMTCGFDDQRCEVGIIIGTGTNASYMEELRHIDQVEGDEGRMCVNTEWGAFGDDGRLEDIRTEFDREIDRGSLNPGKQLFEKMVSGMYMGELVRLILVKMAREGLLFEGRITPELLTKETFETKHVSAIEKSKEGLSKAREILTKLGVEPSNEDCIAVQHVCTIVSFRSANLIAATLAAILMRLKENKGVARLRTTVGIDGSLYKMHPQYARRLHKTVRRLVPDSDIRFLLSESGSGKGAAMVTAVAYRLADQSRQITETLSEFRLTNEQLLEVKKRMRTEIQNGLSKSTQDTATVKMLPTFVQSTPDGTEHGDFLALDLGGTNFRVLLVKIRSGKRRTVEMHNKIYAIPLEVMQGTGEELFDHIVQCISDFLDYMGMKNTRLPLGFTFSFPCRQTSLDAGILVTWTKGFKATDCEGEDVVGLLREAIKRREEFDLDVVAVVNDTVGTMMTCAYEESTCEIGLIAGTGSNACYMEEMRNIEMIEGDEGKMCVNMEWGAFGDNGCLDDIRTEYDRAVDDLSLNPGKQRYEKMCSGMYLGEIVRNILIDMTKRGFLFRGQISETLKTRGIFETKFLSQIESDRLALLQVRSILQHLGLDSSCDDSIIVKEVCGVVSHRAAQICGAGMAAVVDKIRENRGLDHLKITVGVDGTLYKLHPHFSQIMHQTVNELAPQCNVNFLLSEDGSGKGAALITAVGCRLRQELNSK, from the exons ATCGATAAGTACCTGTACTCCATGCGTTTCTCTGATGAGACGTTGGTGGAAATCATGCAGCGCTTCCGGAGGGAGCTGTCCAAAGGACTGGGTCGGGACACCAACCCCACCGCTGCACTAAAGATGCTGCCTACGTTTGTGCGATCGATCCCTGACGGCTCAG AGAAAGGGGACTTCATTGCGTTGGACCTGGGAGGCAGCAACTTCCGGATCCTCCGCGTCAAAGTGAGCCATGAGAAGAAACAGACAGTTCTGATGGAGAGTCAAATCTACGACACACCAGAGGACATCATTCATGGAAGTGGAACGAGG cTGTTCGACCATGTGGCAGAATGTCTCGGTGACTtcatggaaaaacacaacatcaaagATAAGAAACTCCCAGTGGGTTTCACCTTCTCGTTCCCCTGCCAGCAGACCAAACTAGATGAG GGCTATCTGATAACATGGACAAAGCGTTTCAAGGCAGGTGGCGTGGAGGGGATGGACGTTGTCAAGCTGCTCACCAAAGCCATTAAGAAACGAGGG GACTACGATGCTGACATCATGGCTGTAGTAAACGATACAGTTGGAACGATGATGACCTGTGGTTTCGATGATCAACGCTGTGAAGTCGGCATCATCATCG gcaCAGGCACCAATGCGTCCTACATGGAGGAGCTGCGTCACATCGACCAGGTGGAGGGAGACGAGGGCAGGATGTGTGTGAACACTGAGTGGGGGGCGTTCGGAGACGACGGCAGACTGGAAGACATCAGGACAGAGTTTGACAGAGAGATAGACCGAGGCTCTCTCAACCCCGGCAAACAGCT ATTTGAGAAGATGGTCAGTGGTATGTACATGGGGGAGCTGGTTCGTCTCATTCTGGTGAAGATGGCCAGAGAGGGTCTGCTGTTCGAGGGGAGGATCACCCCTGAGCTGCTCACTAAAGAGACGTTTGAGACCAAACACGTCTCGGCCATAGAGAA GAGTAAGGAAGGACTGAGCAAAGCCAGAGAGATTTTAACCAAACTTGGTGTGGAGCCGTCAAATGAGGACTGTATCGCTGTGCAGCAT GTTTGCACCATTGTGTCTTTCCGCTCTGCCAACCTTATAGCTGCAACGCTGGCCGCCATCCTCATGAGgctaaaggaaaacaaaggtgTGGCACGACTCCGAACCACCGTAGGCATCGACGGATCTCTCTACAAGATGCACCCGCA GTATGCCCGCCGTCTCCATAAGACAGTCCGTCGTTTGGTGCCGGACTCTGACATCCGATTCCTATTATCAGAGAGCGGCAGTGGAAAGGGGGCTGCCATGGTGACAGCTGTGGCCTACAGGCTCGCTGACCAATCACGACAAATCACCGAAACGCTGTCCGAATTCCGCCTGACGAATGAACAGCTGTtggag GTAAAGAAACGAATGAGGACAGAGATCCAAAATGGCCTTTCCAAGAGCACTCAGGACACTGCAACTGTCAAAATGCTGCCGACCTTCGTACAAAGCACTCCCGATGGCACAG AGCATGGTGACTTCCTGGCTTTGGATTTGGGAGGAACTAACTTCAGAGTTCTGTTGGTCAAGATTCGTTCTGGCAAGAGGAGAACGGTGGAGATGCACAACAAGATTTACGCTATTCCTCTGGAGGTGATGCAGGgcacaggagaggag TTGTTTGATCACATTGTGCAGTGCATCAGTGATTTCCTGGACTACATGGGGATGAAGAACACTCGTCTTCCTCTGGGCTTCACCTTCTCGTTCCCCTGCAGACAGACCAGCCTTGACGCT ggcATCCTGGTGACGTGGACCAAAGGCTTCAAGGCGACAGACTGTGAAGGAGAGGATGTGGTGGGACTGTTGAGGGAGGCCATCAAGAGGAGAGAG gaGTTTGACCTGGATGTCGTGGCTGTGGTGAACGATACCGTGGGAACGATGATGACTTGTGCCTACGAAGAATCCACCTGTGAGATCGGACTCATTGCTG GCACTGGGAGTAATGCGTGTtacatggaggagatgaggaacATCGAGATGATCGAGGGAGATGAGGGAAAGATGTGTGTCAACATGGAGTGGGGCGCTTTCGGAGACAATGGATGCCTTGACGACATCAGGACAGAGTATGACCGCGCTGTGGATGACTTGTCGCTCAACCCGGGCAAACAAAG ATATGAGAAAATGTGTAGCGGCATGTACCTCGGTGAAATTGTGCGAAACATCCTCATCGACATGACCAAGAGAGGATTCCTGTTCAGAGGACAGATTTCTGAGACACTGAAGACCAGAGGCATCTTTGAAACAAAGTTCCTCTCTCAGATAGAGAG TGACAGACTGGCATTGCTGCAGGTCAGATCCATCCTGCAACACTTAGGACTAGACAGCTCCTGTGATGACAGTATCATCGTCAAAGAG GTGTGTGGAGTAGTGTCTCATCGTGCAGCTCAGATATGCGGGGCAGGAATGGCGGCAGTGGTGGACAAGATCAGAGAGAACCGAGGACTGGACCATCTCAAGATCACTGTAGGGGTGGATGGGACGCTCTACAAACTACACCCACA TTTTTCCCAGATCATGCACCAGACAGTGAATGAACTGGCTCCCCAGTGTAACGTCAACTTCCTGCTGTCTGAGGATGGAAGCGGGAAAGGAGCTGCCCTCATCACAGCCGTGGGCTGCCGGCTGAGACAAGAGCTGAACAGCAAATAG
- the tacr2 gene encoding substance-K receptor produces MDVDSLIQHIERDTEATSFPLSVTADWREDGNETTGNQFQQPDWQVALWAIAYSMIILVSITGNVTVIWIILAHRRMRTVTNYFIVNLAFSDVSMATFNTLFNFVYALHNDWYFGLGYCRFQNFFPITAMFSSIYSMAAIAVDRYMAIIHPLKPRLSSTSTKVGIALIWIVAISLAFPQCYYSVTRFYYPRTVCMVNWPDDYGGKHQLSYQFALILLIYVLPLLVMLVTYSLVGQTLWGGHIPGEATEHYHSQITAKRKVVKMMVVVVMTFALCWLPYHIYFILGSFNRDIYKQHYIQQVYLAIFWLAMSSTMYNPIIYCCLNQRFRAGFRHAFAWCPFIKLSEEDKMELQHTHTFRVTMTRSHRNDASYTRASYSRSSIKTNAPDSDIKTELNPESDACVRLDKCTSAYNTHRVTSPDDTKSAAANH; encoded by the exons atggaCGTCGACAGTCTTATTCAACACATTGAGCGAGACACGGAGGCCACTTCATTTCCCTTATCAGTCACCGCCGACTGGAGGGAGGACGGGAACGAGACCACTGGGAATCAGTTCCAACAGCCAGACTGGCAG gtgGCTCTGTGGGCTATAGCCTACTCCATGATCATCCTGGTGTCCATCACTGGAAATGTCACAGTCATCTGGATTATCCTCGCTCACCGACGCATGAGGACCGTAACCAACTACTTCATCGTCAACCTGGCCTTCTCCGACGTCTCCATGGCAACCTTCAACACCCTTTTTAACTTTGTCTATGCACTTCACAACGACTGGTACTTTGGTCTGGGCTACTGCAGATTTCAGAACTTTTTCCCCATCACTGCAATGTTTTCATCAATATACTCCATGGCTGCCATCGCAGTGGACAG GTATATGGCCATCATCCACCCTCTGAAGCCCcgcctctcctccacctccacaaaGGTCGGGATCGCTCTGATTTGGATCGTGGCGATTTCATTGGCCTTCCCTCAGTGCTACTACAGCGTGACCAGGTTTTATTACCCCAGGACCGTGTGCATGGTCAACTGGCCTGATGATTACGGAGGAAAACATCAACTGAG TTACCAGTTTGCATTGATATTGCTGATCTAcgtcctccctctgctggtgatgctggtgaCCTACAGTTTGGTCGGCCAAACGCTGTGGGGCGGACACATCCCAGGGGAGGCGACAGAGCATTACCACAGCCAGATCACAGCCAAGAGAAAG GTGGTGAAGATGATGGTTGTCGTGGTGATGACCtttgccctctgctggctgCCCTACCACATCTACTTCATACTGGGATCATTCAACAGAGACATTTATAAACAACATTACATTCAGCAG gtgtACCTGGCCATATTCTGGTTGGCGATGAGTTCCACCATGTACAATCCCATTATTTACTGCTGTCTAAACCAAAG GTTCCGTGCTGGTTTCCGTCACGCCTTTGCTTGGTGTCCCTTCATCAAATTGTCGGAGGAGGACAagatggagctgcagcacacacacaccttcagagTCACCATGACACGCAGCCACCGCAACGACGCCTCGTACACACGCGCCTCGTACTCACGCTCCTCCATCAAGACAAACGCCCCCGACTCAGACATCAAAACTGAGCTGAACCCGGAGAGCGACGCTTGTGTGCGTCTTGACAAATGCACGTCAgcgtacaacacacacagggtgaCGAGTCCGGATGACACAAAGTCAGCAGCTGCCAACCACTGA